A region of Lycium barbarum isolate Lr01 chromosome 1, ASM1917538v2, whole genome shotgun sequence DNA encodes the following proteins:
- the LOC132632445 gene encoding calcium-binding protein KRP1-like, translating into MAFHYIPFLETPLHRPNISYIVILNAPFFSNTTNSSFISSMDTSRKSSFNDFLPLMAENLGGDGLIGELCKGFQLLMDKDKRVITFESLKKNSALLGLQDLSDDDLKSMLKEGDFDGDGALNQMEFCVLMFRLSPELMEQSHFLLEEALDSDFSF; encoded by the coding sequence ATGGCTTTTCActatatccccttcctagaaacACCTCTACACCGTCCAAACATTTCCTATATAGTAATTCTCAACGCACCCTTTTTCTCAAACACAACAAATTCTTCATTCATATCTTCAATGGATACTTCAAGAAAATCAAGCTTCAATGATTTCTTGCCTCTTATGGCTGAAAATCTAGGTGGGGATGGTTTAATAGGTGAGTTATGTAAAGGGTTTCAGTTATTAATGGATAAGGATAAAAGGGTCATTACATTTGAGTCTCTCAAGAAGAATTCTGCTTTGTTAGGACTTCAAGATTTGAGTGATGATGATCTTAAGAGTATGCTTAAAGAAGGTGATTTTGATGGTGATGGAGCTCTTAATCAGATGGAATTTTGTGTGTTGATGTTTAGATTGAGTCCTGAGTTAATGGAACAATCTCACTTTTTGTTAGAAGAAGCTCTAGATTCTGACTTTTCATTCTAA
- the LOC132628494 gene encoding G-type lectin S-receptor-like serine/threonine-protein kinase At4g27290 isoform X2, with amino-acid sequence MNTLIFFFLFTIFSFLQNTYSQGDTITTSQFLKDGQTIVSSDGTFELGFFSPHNTSTNRYVCIWYKQISAFTPVWVANRQVPVKDTSGILKIIEPGYLVLINVTNDTIWSTNTSRTVKNPVAQLLDTGNLVVRDVNDHDPDNFLWQSFDYPGDTLLASMKLGWNLVTGLERYLSSWKSEDNPASGDYTYHCDPTGYPQDLMRKGPNVVYRAGPWNGLRWSGAPNMENNSITSFGLVMNNQEIYYKYELVNKYVVSTFRLRPNGNAMRMIWVENKKGWINYHSADADHCETYNLCGAYGTCMIFTDPVCRCLDKFVPKHPDDWNRADWSSGCVRNHPLNCSEDGFIKYSGVKLPDTRNSWFNETMKLDECKVVCSRNCSCMGYTNLDIRYGGSGCLLWIGELVDIRQLSESGQDIYIRMAASEISTNDGSNRNKSVILAIALPLLVATALLVVGVCLILRRQKKKAETALIKKGILDENNGKDNHSQILGEAFELPLFDLSAIMKATDNFSPQNKIGAGGFGKVYKGVLEGGQEVAVKRLSVTSRQGNKEFKNEVIFIAELQHRNLVKLLGCCIQEEEKILVYEYVPNKSVDLFIFDQRRSTLLDWPKRFNIINGIARGLMYLHEDSRLRIIHRDLKASNVLLDIEMNPKISDFGLARSFGGNETGANTSRVVGTYGYMSPEYAVDGIFSVKSDVFSFGVLVLEIVSGKKNRRFIHPDHNLNLIGHAWMLHREGRSLEIVDPDLVGSCHISELQRSIHVGLLCVQQSPEDRPKMSTVVLMLTNEGILPQPKPPGFFTERNIDDATGYSSSNQTPYSVNDVTITLLDAR; translated from the exons ATGAACAcacttatcttcttctttcttttcacaATTTTCTCCTTCCTCCAAAATACTTACTCTCAAGGTGACACAATAACAACTTCACAATTTCTTAAAGATGGTCAAACTATAGTTTCATCAGATGGAACATTTGAATTGGGATTTTTCAGTCCACACAATACTTCTACAAATCGTTATGTTTGTATTTGGTACAAACAAATATCAGCTTTTACACCAGTTTGGGTTGCTAACAGACAAGTTCCTGTAAAGGATACTTCTGGAATCTTGAAAATCATTGAACCAGGTTATCTTGTTCTGATTAATGTTACTAATGACACTATATGGTCTACTAATACTTCAAGAACTGTGAAAAATCCAGTTGCACAGTTGCTGGATACAGGGAATTTGGTGGTTAGAGATGTAAATGATCATGACCCTGATAATTTCTTGTGGCAAAGCTTTGATTATCCTGGTGATACTTTGTTAGCAAGTATGAAGCTTGGATGGAATTTGGTGACTGGCTTGGAAAG ATATCTGAGTTCATGGAAAAGCGAGGACAATCCTGCTTCTGGGGATTATACATATCACTGTGATCCTACTGGTTATCCGCAGGACCTAATGAGAAAAGGCCCTAATGTAGTTTATAGAGCGGGGCCATGGAACGGTCTTAGATGGAGTGGCGCACCAAACATGGAGAACAACTCGATCACCTCTTTCGGACTAGTCATGAACAATCAGGAAATTTACTACAAGTACGAACTAGTAAATAAATATGTCGTTTCAACTTTTAGGCTAAGGCCTAATGGCAACGCGATGCGTATGATTTGGGTGGAAAACAAAAAGGGTTGGATTAACTACCATTCAGCGGATGCAGATCATTGTGAAACTTACAATTTATGTGGTGCATATGGCACTTGCATGATCTTTACCGATCCTGTGTGTCGTTGTTTGGATAAATTCGTTCCGAAGCATCCGGATGATTGGAACAGGGCTGATTGGTCTAGCGGCTGTGTCCGGAATCATCCACTGAATTGTTCGGAAGATGGATTTATAAAGTATTCGGGTGTTAAATTGCCAGATACTCGGAATTCTTGGTTTAATGAGACTATGAAACTTGATGAATGCAAGGTAGTTTGCTCGAGAAATTGTTCATGTATGGGATATACTAATCTTGACATCAGGTACGGGGGAAGTGGGTGCTTGCTATGGATCGGGGAGCTCGTTGACATCAGACAGCTATCGGAATCAGGACAGGATATTTATATTAGGATGGCTGCTTCTGAGATAA GTACTAATGATGGCTCGAATAGAAACAAAAGTGTTATACTTGCAATAGCTTTGCCATTATTGGTCGCAACGGCCCTTCTAGTAGTAGGAGTATGTCTAATTCTTCGTAGACAGAAAAAGAAAGCGGAAACAGCCCTCATAAAAAAGG GGATATTGGATGAAAACAATGGCAAAGATAATCACAGTCAAATTCTCGGTGAAGCTTTTGAGCTACCACTCTTTGACTTATCCGCAATAATGAAGGCTACTGATAACTTTTCACCTCAGAACAAGATTGGAGCGGGCGGCTTTGGAAAAGTTTACAAG GGCGTGCTAGAAGGGGGACAGGAAGTAGCTGTGAAGCGGCTCTCAGTAACTTCCAGACAAGGAAACAAAGAGTTCAAGAACGAAGTCATCTTCATTGCAGAACTTCAGCATCGGAATCTCGTGAAGCTTCTCGGATGCTGCATTCAAGAAGAAGAGAAGATATTGGTGTATGAATACGTGCCTAACAAAAGCGTGGATTTATTTATATTTG ATCAAAGAAGGAGCACATTACTTGATTGGCCTAAGCGTTTCAACATTATCAACGGGATTGCTCGGGGACTTATGTATCTTCATGAAGATTCTAGGCTAAGAATCATCCACAGAGACCTGAAAGCTAGCAATGTCTTGCTTGATATTGAAATGAACCCAAAGATATCGGATTTCGGGTTGGCTAGAAGTTTTGGAGGGAATGAAACAGGAGCCAATACAAGTCGAGTTGTTGGAACATA TGGTTACATGTCCCCGGAGTATGCAGTCGATGGGATTTTCTCAGTAAAATCAGATGTTTTTAGCTTTGGCGTATTGGTACTAGAAATTGTGAGCGGAAAGAAGAACAGAAGATTCATTCATCCGGACCACAATCTCAACCTCATTGGACAT GCATGGATGCTTCATAGAGAAGGAAGATCATTGGAAATAGTAGATCCCGACCTGGTTGGATCATGTCATATATCTGAATTGCAACGATCGATACATGTGGGATTGTTATGTGTTCAACAAAGTCCAGAGGACAGGCCAAAAATGTCTACTGTGGTTCTGATGCTGACAAATGAAGGCATTTTGCCACAACCAAAACCACCAGGTTTTTTCACAGAAAGAAACATAGATGACGCCACTGGATATTCTTCAAGCAACCAAACACCCTATTCTGTCAATGATGTAACCATCACTTTGTTGGACGCTCGGTAG
- the LOC132628494 gene encoding G-type lectin S-receptor-like serine/threonine-protein kinase At4g27290 isoform X1 codes for MNTLIFFFLFTIFSFLQNTYSQGDTITTSQFLKDGQTIVSSDGTFELGFFSPHNTSTNRYVCIWYKQISAFTPVWVANRQVPVKDTSGILKIIEPGYLVLINVTNDTIWSTNTSRTVKNPVAQLLDTGNLVVRDVNDHDPDNFLWQSFDYPGDTLLASMKLGWNLVTGLERYLSSWKSEDNPASGDYTYHCDPTGYPQDLMRKGPNVVYRAGPWNGLRWSGAPNMENNSITSFGLVMNNQEIYYKYELVNKYVVSTFRLRPNGNAMRMIWVENKKGWINYHSADADHCETYNLCGAYGTCMIFTDPVCRCLDKFVPKHPDDWNRADWSSGCVRNHPLNCSEDGFIKYSGVKLPDTRNSWFNETMKLDECKVVCSRNCSCMGYTNLDIRYGGSGCLLWIGELVDIRQLSESGQDIYIRMAASEISTNDGSNRNKSVILAIALPLLVATALLVVGVCLILRRQKKKAETALIKKGILDENNGKDNHSQILGEAFELPLFDLSAIMKATDNFSPQNKIGAGGFGKVYKGVLEGGQEVAVKRLSVTSRQGNKEFKNEVIFIAELQHRNLVKLLGCCIQEEEKILVLRAPRLIPQDTCYLPPGTDQRRSTLLDWPKRFNIINGIARGLMYLHEDSRLRIIHRDLKASNVLLDIEMNPKISDFGLARSFGGNETGANTSRVVGTYGYMSPEYAVDGIFSVKSDVFSFGVLVLEIVSGKKNRRFIHPDHNLNLIGHAWMLHREGRSLEIVDPDLVGSCHISELQRSIHVGLLCVQQSPEDRPKMSTVVLMLTNEGILPQPKPPGFFTERNIDDATGYSSSNQTPYSVNDVTITLLDAR; via the exons ATGAACAcacttatcttcttctttcttttcacaATTTTCTCCTTCCTCCAAAATACTTACTCTCAAGGTGACACAATAACAACTTCACAATTTCTTAAAGATGGTCAAACTATAGTTTCATCAGATGGAACATTTGAATTGGGATTTTTCAGTCCACACAATACTTCTACAAATCGTTATGTTTGTATTTGGTACAAACAAATATCAGCTTTTACACCAGTTTGGGTTGCTAACAGACAAGTTCCTGTAAAGGATACTTCTGGAATCTTGAAAATCATTGAACCAGGTTATCTTGTTCTGATTAATGTTACTAATGACACTATATGGTCTACTAATACTTCAAGAACTGTGAAAAATCCAGTTGCACAGTTGCTGGATACAGGGAATTTGGTGGTTAGAGATGTAAATGATCATGACCCTGATAATTTCTTGTGGCAAAGCTTTGATTATCCTGGTGATACTTTGTTAGCAAGTATGAAGCTTGGATGGAATTTGGTGACTGGCTTGGAAAG ATATCTGAGTTCATGGAAAAGCGAGGACAATCCTGCTTCTGGGGATTATACATATCACTGTGATCCTACTGGTTATCCGCAGGACCTAATGAGAAAAGGCCCTAATGTAGTTTATAGAGCGGGGCCATGGAACGGTCTTAGATGGAGTGGCGCACCAAACATGGAGAACAACTCGATCACCTCTTTCGGACTAGTCATGAACAATCAGGAAATTTACTACAAGTACGAACTAGTAAATAAATATGTCGTTTCAACTTTTAGGCTAAGGCCTAATGGCAACGCGATGCGTATGATTTGGGTGGAAAACAAAAAGGGTTGGATTAACTACCATTCAGCGGATGCAGATCATTGTGAAACTTACAATTTATGTGGTGCATATGGCACTTGCATGATCTTTACCGATCCTGTGTGTCGTTGTTTGGATAAATTCGTTCCGAAGCATCCGGATGATTGGAACAGGGCTGATTGGTCTAGCGGCTGTGTCCGGAATCATCCACTGAATTGTTCGGAAGATGGATTTATAAAGTATTCGGGTGTTAAATTGCCAGATACTCGGAATTCTTGGTTTAATGAGACTATGAAACTTGATGAATGCAAGGTAGTTTGCTCGAGAAATTGTTCATGTATGGGATATACTAATCTTGACATCAGGTACGGGGGAAGTGGGTGCTTGCTATGGATCGGGGAGCTCGTTGACATCAGACAGCTATCGGAATCAGGACAGGATATTTATATTAGGATGGCTGCTTCTGAGATAA GTACTAATGATGGCTCGAATAGAAACAAAAGTGTTATACTTGCAATAGCTTTGCCATTATTGGTCGCAACGGCCCTTCTAGTAGTAGGAGTATGTCTAATTCTTCGTAGACAGAAAAAGAAAGCGGAAACAGCCCTCATAAAAAAGG GGATATTGGATGAAAACAATGGCAAAGATAATCACAGTCAAATTCTCGGTGAAGCTTTTGAGCTACCACTCTTTGACTTATCCGCAATAATGAAGGCTACTGATAACTTTTCACCTCAGAACAAGATTGGAGCGGGCGGCTTTGGAAAAGTTTACAAG GGCGTGCTAGAAGGGGGACAGGAAGTAGCTGTGAAGCGGCTCTCAGTAACTTCCAGACAAGGAAACAAAGAGTTCAAGAACGAAGTCATCTTCATTGCAGAACTTCAGCATCGGAATCTCGTGAAGCTTCTCGGATGCTGCATTCAAGAAGAAGAGAAGATATTGGT CTTGcgtgcacctcgactaattccacaggatacctgctacctcccaccaggaacag ATCAAAGAAGGAGCACATTACTTGATTGGCCTAAGCGTTTCAACATTATCAACGGGATTGCTCGGGGACTTATGTATCTTCATGAAGATTCTAGGCTAAGAATCATCCACAGAGACCTGAAAGCTAGCAATGTCTTGCTTGATATTGAAATGAACCCAAAGATATCGGATTTCGGGTTGGCTAGAAGTTTTGGAGGGAATGAAACAGGAGCCAATACAAGTCGAGTTGTTGGAACATA TGGTTACATGTCCCCGGAGTATGCAGTCGATGGGATTTTCTCAGTAAAATCAGATGTTTTTAGCTTTGGCGTATTGGTACTAGAAATTGTGAGCGGAAAGAAGAACAGAAGATTCATTCATCCGGACCACAATCTCAACCTCATTGGACAT GCATGGATGCTTCATAGAGAAGGAAGATCATTGGAAATAGTAGATCCCGACCTGGTTGGATCATGTCATATATCTGAATTGCAACGATCGATACATGTGGGATTGTTATGTGTTCAACAAAGTCCAGAGGACAGGCCAAAAATGTCTACTGTGGTTCTGATGCTGACAAATGAAGGCATTTTGCCACAACCAAAACCACCAGGTTTTTTCACAGAAAGAAACATAGATGACGCCACTGGATATTCTTCAAGCAACCAAACACCCTATTCTGTCAATGATGTAACCATCACTTTGTTGGACGCTCGGTAG